A stretch of Alkalicella caledoniensis DNA encodes these proteins:
- a CDS encoding AraC family transcriptional regulator: protein MDYTNLIQKTIDYIDDNIFEEITVENLAKIAGFSTYHYYKLFRNYVGVPIKEYVTRRRLQYALYELSQGKKIIDIAMTYGFETHAGFTKAFKKTFGYPPNFYRIHAPIGIPQRVNLKRLKDSKAGGIVMQPKITCRDGFKLVGYEFKTTLNNNAHCRDIPAFLHRFETEDKEIKLYETQNPPKHGEYGICTSTNLEKDEFSYILGVEVTNFDSALEEMYTLDVLPATYAVFTSPDVSSADFEKSVIGTWQYILEEWFPNSPYEIDDSQPDFEFYNERCHPWVYEKVHMYIYIPVKIKSRNR, encoded by the coding sequence ATGGATTATACAAATTTAATTCAAAAAACCATAGACTATATTGATGATAATATTTTTGAAGAAATAACAGTAGAGAATCTAGCAAAAATAGCAGGATTCTCTACATATCATTACTATAAACTATTTAGAAATTATGTAGGGGTTCCCATAAAGGAATATGTAACAAGACGAAGGCTCCAGTACGCACTTTATGAACTTAGCCAAGGTAAGAAGATAATAGATATAGCTATGACATATGGCTTTGAAACCCATGCAGGATTTACCAAGGCCTTCAAAAAAACCTTTGGATATCCCCCAAATTTTTATAGAATACATGCTCCTATTGGTATCCCCCAGAGAGTTAATTTGAAGAGGCTTAAGGACAGCAAGGCTGGTGGCATTGTAATGCAACCTAAAATAACGTGCCGAGATGGCTTTAAATTGGTTGGTTATGAGTTTAAAACAACTTTAAATAACAATGCTCATTGTAGGGATATTCCAGCTTTTTTACATAGATTTGAAACAGAAGATAAAGAAATCAAACTATATGAGACACAGAATCCCCCTAAGCATGGAGAATATGGAATATGCACAAGTACTAACTTAGAGAAAGATGAGTTTTCATATATTTTAGGTGTAGAAGTGACTAATTTTGATAGTGCCTTAGAGGAAATGTATACTTTAGATGTCTTGCCAGCAACCTACGCAGTATTTACATCACCAGATGTATCAAGTGCTGATTTTGAGAAATCTGTAATAGGTACATGGCAATATATACTTGAAGAGTGGTTCCCAAACTCACCCTATGAGATTGATGATAGCCAGCCAGACTTTGAGTTTTACAACGAAAGATGTCACCCATGGGTTTATGAAAAGGTGCACATGTATATCTACATACCCGTGAAAATAAAAAGTCGTAACCGTTAG
- a CDS encoding MerR family transcriptional regulator, with amino-acid sequence MNTKEACNKLGLTQKGLRVYEEKGLVIPKRKENGYRDYSDKDLLKLREIMLFKDLGFSLEEIKTLLDKNIDDEDNFARSLYFQKQAISKKILALRNIEKTLKDSLEDILNDNSNNEVHFDTMERVLEKNKRLMVNWVDQWNFDAWARKYDESIHSNNDELKLFEDYHVVMGEVRKEIDTTNPESILDLGCGTGNLTGLYADKCDVFGIDQSLEMLLQCKKKYPHMSLKLGNFLDATYINGVRFDCIATTFAYHHLTQGEKEKAIDNMLESLKPHGKIVIGDLMFLNESKREAKRKEYISMGREDLWEIVEEEFYGDVEKLKKYVEKKGVKFQYKHLVNFTWLIVIGG; translated from the coding sequence ATGAATACAAAGGAAGCGTGTAATAAGCTAGGTCTAACTCAAAAGGGTTTAAGGGTCTACGAGGAAAAGGGTTTAGTTATTCCTAAGCGTAAAGAAAATGGATATAGGGACTACAGTGATAAAGACTTACTAAAGCTTAGGGAGATAATGCTCTTTAAAGACCTAGGTTTTTCCCTAGAAGAGATCAAAACTTTATTGGACAAAAACATTGATGACGAAGATAACTTTGCTAGGAGTCTTTACTTTCAAAAACAGGCAATAAGCAAAAAGATATTAGCACTAAGAAATATTGAAAAAACTCTAAAAGATAGTTTAGAAGATATTTTAAATGACAACAGCAATAACGAGGTTCACTTCGATACCATGGAAAGAGTATTAGAAAAGAATAAAAGGTTAATGGTTAATTGGGTTGATCAATGGAATTTTGACGCATGGGCCAGGAAATATGATGAATCCATTCATAGCAATAACGATGAACTAAAACTCTTCGAGGACTACCATGTGGTAATGGGGGAAGTACGCAAGGAAATTGATACAACCAATCCAGAGAGTATATTAGACTTGGGCTGCGGCACGGGAAATCTTACGGGACTATATGCAGATAAGTGTGATGTATTTGGCATCGATCAAAGTCTGGAGATGCTTTTGCAGTGCAAAAAAAAGTACCCACATATGAGTTTAAAATTAGGGAACTTTTTAGACGCAACATATATTAATGGGGTTAGATTTGACTGTATAGCAACTACCTTTGCATATCATCATCTAACACAAGGCGAAAAGGAGAAGGCCATAGATAATATGCTGGAATCCCTAAAACCCCACGGGAAGATAGTTATAGGTGACTTGATGTTCCTTAATGAAAGTAAAAGGGAAGCAAAGAGAAAGGAGTATATTTCAATGGGTAGAGAAGACCTATGGGAAATAGTAGAGGAAGAATTCTATGGGGATGTGGAAAAACTAAAAAAATATGTGGAGAAAAAAGGTGTAAAATTTCAATATAAACACTTGGTTAACTTCACCTGGCTTATTGTTATAGGTGGATAG
- a CDS encoding GNAT family N-acetyltransferase, with translation MIETFSFNEPAIKTLKKVGFKEIGRRRNSIIYGRNEYDEIFMDMLSDEFQQSKIEKLLGKK, from the coding sequence ATGATAGAGACCTTTTCCTTTAATGAACCAGCCATAAAAACACTAAAGAAGGTAGGATTTAAAGAAATAGGTAGACGGAGAAATAGTATCATATACGGAAGAAATGAATATGATGAAATTTTTATGGATATGCTCAGCGATGAATTTCAGCAATCAAAAATTGAAAAGTTATTAGGAAAGAAGTAA
- a CDS encoding oxidoreductase produces MLTIGYIGNGKSTNRYHLPFVLQRENIKVKSIYQRNPKNESWSRIAHVNYTSDIDELLNDKEIQLIVVCTRHDSHYEYAKMVLEHNKHCLVEKPFMETSKQAREIFKLAKEKGLTVQAYQNRRFDSDFLTVQKVIEEGKLGELLELEMHYDYFRPEIPQSITKFDPAMSYLYGHGCHTLDQVISYFGKPDHIHYDVRQLLGTGRMNDYFDLDLFYGKLKISVKSSYFRIKERPSFVVYGKKGCFVKETKDRQEEHLKLFYMPDNEDFGIDTISHYGTLTYIDEEGTIHEEKVKSVNGDYGRVYDDLYEAVVNGKAKTITDEQTLLQMEILETGVKDLI; encoded by the coding sequence ATACTAACAATTGGTTATATTGGAAATGGTAAAAGTACAAACAGATATCATTTGCCATTTGTACTACAAAGAGAAAACATAAAGGTTAAAAGCATTTATCAAAGAAATCCCAAAAATGAAAGCTGGAGTAGAATTGCCCATGTAAACTATACATCTGACATAGATGAATTGCTTAATGATAAAGAAATTCAACTAATTGTAGTTTGTACTAGGCATGATAGTCATTATGAATATGCCAAAATGGTTTTAGAGCATAACAAACATTGCTTAGTTGAAAAACCATTTATGGAGACATCAAAACAGGCCAGGGAGATATTTAAGTTAGCAAAGGAAAAAGGTCTAACTGTCCAGGCTTATCAAAACAGGCGTTTTGACAGTGATTTTTTGACTGTTCAAAAGGTCATTGAAGAAGGAAAATTAGGTGAGTTATTAGAATTAGAAATGCATTATGATTACTTTAGACCAGAGATTCCTCAATCCATCACTAAATTTGACCCTGCCATGTCCTATCTTTATGGTCATGGATGTCATACACTAGATCAGGTAATTAGCTATTTTGGTAAGCCTGACCATATCCATTACGATGTGAGACAATTATTAGGGACAGGGAGAATGAATGATTATTTTGATTTGGATTTATTCTATGGAAAACTAAAGATATCTGTTAAATCCAGCTACTTTAGAATTAAGGAAAGACCAAGCTTTGTTGTCTATGGTAAGAAAGGTTGTTTTGTGAAAGAAACCAAAGACCGACAAGAAGAGCATCTTAAGCTGTTCTATATGCCAGATAATGAAGATTTCGGAATAGATACTATAAGTCACTACGGGACCCTGACGTATATTGATGAAGAAGGCACCATTCATGAAGAGAAAGTAAAATCAGTCAATGGTGACTATGGTAGGGTATATGATGACTTATATGAAGCGGTTGTAAATGGAAAAGCCAAAACAATCACAGACGAACAAACACTTTTGCAAATGGAGATTTTAGAAACTGGAGTAAAGGACTTAATATAA
- a CDS encoding ABC transporter ATP-binding protein, with the protein MKNEFVNDGKKIFNLLGNEKWKYLLSVIICAIVVPAFDLALPWVTKWMINAVEMGSKELLIQGFLTMIIIFILYSILVPITGYHYEGRSHKPLLGVRLRLLKHIIGMPFNFFSKQHSGELMSRLTGDIDELFDFYKEQTYDIISILFKGIGALAMLFILDIRIAAPVIILGIISAVSRSYGVKALKENSDDVRKLSGEANSLVSDSLGGIKVVKAFKFEEFLNRDFTSIMDRVTRKAYDRNIIEIKRNALSYIIGSLNFLGVLCIGAYMISKGTLDVGSVFAAIMLQEGIIEMFVAFGTYGFGIKIQIAKSARIFELFQEKQERQGKYEGSGSHICGDELIAIEEGSFSYNDREAVFTRLNIRIMRNELVILEGQSGTGKSTLSKILTGLMPLESGNILWCGKNANMSILRNNVAYVPQEPYLFKGSILDNLRIGNPKATMDEIYKATKKACAHDFIVSQPQGYNTVIGERGLTLSGGQRQRIAIARALLKEASILLIDEGTSAIDSEIENILLDNLISEVDKRTVIFVAHGPTIAKRANRVIEI; encoded by the coding sequence ATGAAAAATGAATTCGTAAATGATGGAAAAAAGATCTTTAACTTGCTAGGAAATGAAAAGTGGAAATATTTATTATCAGTTATTATTTGTGCAATTGTAGTTCCAGCCTTTGACCTAGCACTACCTTGGGTAACGAAATGGATGATCAATGCTGTGGAAATGGGAAGTAAAGAGCTTTTAATACAAGGTTTTTTAACTATGATAATAATATTTATTTTATACAGTATTCTGGTGCCAATCACTGGCTATCATTACGAAGGAAGAAGCCATAAGCCTTTGCTAGGTGTAAGGCTAAGGCTCTTAAAACATATTATAGGGATGCCCTTTAATTTCTTTTCTAAACAACATAGTGGGGAATTAATGTCTAGGTTAACAGGGGATATAGACGAGCTGTTTGATTTTTATAAAGAGCAAACCTATGATATTATTTCGATTTTATTTAAGGGTATAGGGGCTCTAGCTATGTTATTTATACTAGATATACGGATAGCAGCACCTGTTATAATATTAGGAATCATATCTGCTGTAAGCAGAAGCTATGGGGTAAAGGCCTTAAAAGAAAATAGTGATGATGTACGTAAGCTCTCAGGAGAAGCGAATAGTCTAGTTAGTGATTCCTTAGGAGGTATTAAGGTAGTAAAGGCATTTAAATTTGAGGAATTCTTAAATAGAGACTTCACTTCTATTATGGATAGAGTAACCCGCAAGGCCTATGATAGAAATATTATAGAAATAAAAAGAAATGCACTAAGCTATATAATTGGTAGTTTGAATTTTCTTGGAGTTCTGTGTATTGGAGCATATATGATATCCAAGGGGACCTTAGACGTTGGGTCTGTATTCGCAGCCATAATGCTACAAGAAGGTATTATAGAGATGTTTGTGGCCTTTGGAACCTATGGTTTTGGAATAAAGATACAAATAGCAAAATCTGCCCGCATATTTGAACTATTCCAGGAGAAACAAGAGAGACAAGGGAAGTATGAGGGTTCAGGCTCTCATATATGTGGAGATGAGTTAATTGCCATTGAGGAGGGCAGCTTTTCATATAATGATAGAGAGGCAGTGTTTACCAGACTCAATATAAGGATTATGAGAAATGAGCTGGTCATATTGGAAGGGCAAAGTGGCACTGGTAAATCAACTCTATCTAAAATATTAACAGGACTAATGCCGCTAGAATCTGGAAATATCCTTTGGTGTGGAAAAAATGCTAACATGTCAATTCTACGGAATAATGTAGCATATGTTCCACAGGAACCCTACCTTTTCAAGGGATCAATATTGGATAATTTAAGGATTGGTAATCCAAAAGCTACAATGGACGAAATTTATAAAGCTACTAAAAAGGCATGTGCCCATGATTTTATAGTAAGCCAACCCCAAGGGTACAACACTGTAATAGGAGAACGTGGTCTTACCCTATCAGGAGGGCAAAGACAAAGAATTGCCATAGCCAGAGCCTTACTAAAGGAGGCATCTATCCTACTTATAGATGAAGGCACATCTGCTATCGACTCAGAAATAGAAAACATTTTGTTAGACAATTTAATAAGTGAAGTAGATAAGAGGACGGTAATTTTTGTTGCCCATGGTCCAACAATCGCTAAACGAGCTAATAGAGTTATAGAAATATAA
- the ftsX gene encoding permease-like cell division protein FtsX has product MRQSVQSLSRNSWLAVITSGLIAVSLAILGGFLLVTINVNQFIHNVESNVEISVFLNEGVSSSIVEERLDKLDGVVSHTFISKEEGLSDFAKTMGDPTLLRDLEGENNPLPDLIRVRVTEPEQVATVAGAIQVYPEVEMVDFGEELVTRIMQITSRLNSIFLMLGISIALGAVFLIVTIIRISVVARQDEVSVMKYMGASDGYIRFPFLMEGMVMGWAGTIIAIIALGLVYGQLSSSLNQDALTLLFQPVTDMARILPIFLGLMVVGTLMSGFGSFISIRKYLRV; this is encoded by the coding sequence ATGCGTCAAAGTGTTCAGTCTCTTTCAAGGAATTCATGGCTTGCTGTGATTACTTCAGGCCTGATCGCCGTTTCATTAGCTATTTTAGGTGGATTTTTGTTGGTTACAATAAATGTGAATCAATTCATACACAATGTTGAGTCGAATGTGGAGATTAGTGTATTTCTAAATGAGGGAGTCAGCTCATCAATTGTTGAGGAAAGGCTTGATAAATTAGATGGTGTTGTAAGTCACACATTCATTTCTAAGGAAGAGGGTTTATCGGACTTCGCCAAGACAATGGGGGACCCAACCCTATTAAGAGATCTAGAGGGTGAAAACAACCCGCTGCCTGATTTAATTCGTGTACGTGTTACTGAGCCTGAACAGGTAGCTACCGTAGCAGGGGCCATACAGGTTTACCCTGAAGTAGAAATGGTTGACTTTGGGGAAGAGTTAGTTACCCGCATTATGCAAATTACCAGTCGTCTAAATTCGATATTCTTGATGCTGGGTATTTCCATCGCCCTTGGTGCAGTGTTCTTGATTGTGACTATCATCCGTATTTCTGTAGTAGCCCGCCAAGATGAAGTAAGTGTAATGAAATATATGGGTGCTAGCGATGGATATATCCGTTTCCCATTCTTAATGGAGGGAATGGTGATGGGCTGGGCTGGGACAATAATCGCTATTATTGCCCTAGGCCTAGTATACGGTCAATTGTCGTCTTCACTTAATCAAGACGCACTGACACTGCTCTTTCAACCAGTCACAGACATGGCGAGAATCTTGCCTATTTTCCTAGGTCTTATGGTTGTGGGAACACTTATGAGTGGCTTTGGAAGCTTTATATCGATTCGGAAATATCTGCGCGTTTAG
- a CDS encoding DUF3048 domain-containing protein has product MRRLISVLILTAVLFLSFEGVVSNTVYGNTGSPQGSIDDIKKEIAELEETIKLLNEDIDSRLKRIDDLDKELIATEKELEKNGVLLAQAQERLDENTKKFGGRVRSAYMKGGSSYIEILLEADNFGDLIVRLAYLTRVLNRDAELVSGIREEREIIEGRQIAMEDQRKKIEDRRFQMEAERRNLEDQRKAVNALLAISKGNLADELAVVPQAERTPVYGVVFDNHPSARPQHGLSQASIVYEYEVEGRSTRYLVLFSTLPSKVGPIRSAREHSTALALENKVNFIHAGGSKAGMEKISEWSVNSTNALAHPAFYRDSSRRAPHNLYVNLSTLNRGSSSSTVIRPGNLSRQGISANSTSIEYSPSYRVSYQYNSEKGAYKRLINGNDHRDATGAQIWARNIIIQYTAHPTVNGLPTPEVVGQGAIDYYAKGQHFRGTWRKDSPSSRTRFYYEDGQEIERIYGQTWIQISRPK; this is encoded by the coding sequence ATGCGTCGTTTAATTAGTGTATTGATACTGACTGCTGTACTCTTCCTCTCTTTTGAAGGGGTGGTCAGCAACACTGTTTACGGTAATACTGGTTCCCCTCAGGGAAGTATTGATGATATTAAAAAGGAAATTGCTGAACTTGAAGAAACTATAAAGTTACTAAATGAAGACATCGATAGTCGATTAAAAAGGATAGATGACCTGGATAAAGAGCTTATAGCAACAGAGAAGGAACTTGAAAAAAATGGGGTGCTATTGGCTCAAGCTCAGGAAAGACTAGATGAAAACACGAAAAAATTCGGAGGCCGTGTACGAAGTGCCTACATGAAGGGTGGATCATCCTATATAGAAATCCTTTTGGAAGCAGATAATTTTGGGGATTTAATCGTTCGGTTAGCATATTTGACACGAGTCCTAAATAGGGATGCTGAGTTAGTCAGCGGTATTAGAGAAGAACGGGAGATTATTGAGGGTAGACAAATAGCTATGGAGGATCAGCGCAAAAAGATTGAAGACCGCCGCTTCCAGATGGAAGCAGAGCGTCGCAACCTAGAAGATCAACGCAAGGCAGTAAATGCTCTTTTAGCCATATCTAAAGGAAATCTAGCAGATGAGTTGGCAGTGGTTCCCCAAGCGGAACGCACCCCTGTATACGGTGTAGTTTTTGACAATCATCCCAGTGCTAGGCCACAACATGGGTTGTCCCAAGCAAGTATTGTATACGAGTATGAGGTGGAAGGTCGTAGTACCCGCTACCTAGTTCTTTTCTCTACACTTCCTAGCAAAGTTGGGCCTATCCGTAGTGCACGGGAGCACAGTACTGCCCTAGCTTTGGAGAACAAAGTTAACTTTATTCATGCCGGTGGCAGTAAAGCTGGTATGGAAAAAATAAGTGAGTGGAGTGTGAACAGTACCAATGCGTTGGCTCATCCAGCTTTTTACCGTGACTCATCCCGGAGGGCACCCCATAATCTATATGTTAATTTATCAACATTAAACAGGGGTTCATCATCGTCAACAGTAATACGTCCAGGGAATCTAAGTAGGCAAGGAATATCTGCCAATTCTACATCAATAGAATATAGCCCTTCATATCGTGTTTCATACCAATACAACTCTGAAAAGGGAGCCTATAAAAGGTTGATTAACGGTAATGATCACCGGGATGCTACAGGTGCACAAATATGGGCCAGAAACATTATAATTCAGTATACAGCCCACCCTACAGTTAATGGGCTCCCGACTCCCGAGGTTGTAGGACAGGGGGCAATTGATTATTACGCAAAGGGTCAACACTTTAGAGGCACATGGAGGAAAGACAGTCCCAGTTCTCGAACCCGCTTCTATTATGAGGATGGTCAAGAAATCGAGCGGATTTACGGGCAGACATGGATTCAAATCTCTAGACCTAAATAA
- a CDS encoding ABC transporter ATP-binding protein, translated as MNKKKSSISATARWFWKYGKGRYFHVLGIIMCIGLITGGNILRASVLDKLITVSLLRDTEQLLVIIVTLIAIVVVGLLANSFLALFKTHFGAITAANIRKDFFSSLLKMPVSKIESHSSGAIISVYNNELNKIISLISGKFVDALLQPIMFIGVSVYMLIINWKLYLICYALLPLVVMIINKLSKKSASYATKYYEKIGYANELSKECIDGITEIKTFNLESSVIERCKNAFDDVLFYILKSEKYDAISLPFWLLNFQLPKIMCILFGGFLALNGEMTVGELVAYVQLTLYVSQPASAVVDFIDSLRQGSVALKGIRGIMDVEEFTEIQIKPIGKTKQEAISFNNVTFAYGDNTVLKNCNFTIKRNGFNVLAGASGQGKSTILSLICGLYSVTSGEIKIAEEYIEKGIAYVSQDNVLFPGTIAENIAFGIENPSFSEIQEAAIAAKAHDFICQLPKSYNTPVGERGQILSGGQRQRIAIARAFFRKSPLILMDEPTSAIDTETEEQIVKMLLSLSKESTLLVSSHRLSTIKKADCIYVLQGASIVECGTHEDLWSNNKGVYHSLYRKQIEVDSGGVAV; from the coding sequence ATGAATAAAAAGAAAAGCAGTATTTCTGCTACTGCTAGATGGTTTTGGAAATATGGCAAGGGTAGATATTTTCATGTGCTAGGAATTATTATGTGTATTGGGTTAATTACAGGTGGTAACATTCTTCGAGCAAGTGTTTTAGATAAGTTAATTACAGTATCCTTATTAAGGGACACAGAACAACTATTAGTTATAATAGTTACGCTAATTGCAATAGTTGTGGTGGGGTTATTGGCAAACTCTTTTCTAGCTCTATTTAAAACTCACTTCGGAGCAATAACTGCTGCTAATATTAGGAAGGATTTTTTTAGTAGTTTGCTTAAAATGCCAGTGTCTAAAATAGAATCACATTCATCAGGGGCTATAATCTCTGTATATAATAATGAACTAAATAAGATTATTAGTTTAATTTCAGGTAAATTTGTAGACGCTTTGCTTCAACCTATAATGTTTATTGGGGTTTCTGTTTATATGTTGATAATAAACTGGAAGCTTTATCTCATATGCTATGCATTACTGCCCTTGGTAGTAATGATAATAAACAAGTTGTCAAAGAAAAGTGCTTCCTATGCCACTAAGTATTATGAGAAGATTGGATATGCAAATGAACTATCCAAAGAGTGTATTGATGGAATAACAGAGATAAAGACTTTTAATCTAGAGAGCTCTGTTATTGAACGGTGCAAGAATGCATTTGATGATGTTCTGTTTTACATTCTTAAGTCTGAGAAGTATGATGCAATATCCCTTCCATTTTGGCTATTGAATTTTCAATTGCCGAAGATCATGTGTATTTTGTTTGGTGGATTCCTTGCGCTAAATGGGGAAATGACTGTAGGAGAGCTGGTAGCATATGTCCAACTAACTCTATATGTTTCTCAACCAGCGTCAGCAGTAGTAGATTTTATAGATTCATTAAGACAAGGTAGTGTAGCATTAAAAGGAATTAGAGGGATAATGGATGTAGAAGAGTTTACAGAAATTCAAATTAAGCCTATAGGGAAAACAAAGCAGGAGGCAATATCCTTTAATAATGTTACCTTTGCCTACGGAGATAACACAGTTTTAAAGAATTGTAACTTCACCATCAAAAGGAATGGGTTTAATGTATTGGCAGGGGCCAGTGGCCAAGGAAAAAGTACTATATTATCTTTAATTTGTGGGTTGTATTCTGTGACAAGTGGAGAGATAAAGATAGCAGAAGAATATATTGAGAAAGGCATTGCTTACGTATCTCAGGATAATGTGTTATTTCCAGGCACCATAGCTGAAAACATAGCATTTGGCATAGAAAATCCTAGTTTTTCGGAAATTCAAGAGGCTGCTATAGCAGCCAAGGCCCATGACTTCATATGCCAACTCCCAAAATCTTACAATACTCCTGTTGGAGAGCGTGGGCAGATTCTATCGGGAGGTCAGCGTCAGCGGATTGCAATTGCTAGAGCATTTTTTAGAAAAAGCCCATTAATTTTAATGGATGAGCCCACATCAGCAATAGATACTGAGACTGAGGAGCAAATTGTAAAAATGCTACTGAGTCTCTCTAAGGAATCTACTTTATTAGTTTCCTCCCATCGATTATCAACTATTAAAAAAGCAGATTGTATATATGTTCTTCAGGGAGCTAGTATTGTAGAGTGCGGAACCCATGAAGACTTGTGGAGTAATAATAAAGGTGTTTATCATAGTTTATATAGAAAACAAATAGAAGTAGACAGTGGTGGGGTGGCAGTATGA
- the ftsE gene encoding cell division ATP-binding protein FtsE, whose protein sequence is MIEIKNVSKLYNGSNALALEEMSLHLDPGEFVFLVGPSGAGKSTLIKLMFREQLPTNGKIFFNERDVAAYNQKELLEHRRKIGMVFQDYKLLKQKTVFENVAFALEVLGYSPKEIQKKVPEALEKVGLTEKANSFPRELSGGQQQRVGIARAIVKDPVLILADEPTGNLDRDNALQLMQLFEKINREGTTVVIATHAWDLVDRMQKRVVALSSGKLTRDEQGGYDHE, encoded by the coding sequence TTGATTGAAATAAAAAATGTAAGCAAGCTATATAATGGTAGTAATGCCCTAGCTTTAGAGGAAATGTCTTTACATCTGGATCCAGGTGAATTTGTATTTTTAGTGGGTCCCAGTGGTGCTGGAAAAAGTACATTGATTAAACTTATGTTTAGAGAGCAGCTGCCAACTAACGGAAAAATCTTCTTTAATGAGAGGGATGTTGCTGCCTATAATCAAAAGGAACTATTGGAACATCGACGTAAGATAGGGATGGTATTCCAGGATTACAAGCTACTAAAGCAGAAAACTGTTTTTGAGAATGTGGCTTTTGCTCTGGAAGTGCTAGGATATTCCCCAAAAGAGATTCAGAAAAAAGTGCCTGAGGCTTTGGAGAAGGTGGGACTTACGGAAAAAGCGAATTCATTTCCAAGAGAGCTCTCTGGAGGACAGCAGCAGAGGGTAGGGATCGCCCGAGCCATTGTAAAGGACCCTGTTTTAATTTTGGCTGACGAACCTACGGGTAACCTAGATCGTGATAATGCTTTGCAGTTAATGCAGCTATTTGAGAAGATTAATCGAGAAGGAACAACTGTTGTGATTGCAACCCACGCGTGGGACCTTGTGGATCGTATGCAAAAGCGAGTAGTGGCATTATCTAGCGGTAAGTTAACCAGGGATGAGCAAGGAGGATATGATCATGAATAG
- a CDS encoding AAA family ATPase: MAIIFVTGLSGVGKSSTLENLKKQGYNVVDTDYGYVKEITNNVGHKERVWDEDKISNLITEYKQSHLVISGCCSNQGKFYKKFEHVVLLKSDFPVMLDRIDKRTSHSYGKNPQERAEVIDSYENVLPLLEKRSDIIIDTTNNSVEVVCKLLKGLI; the protein is encoded by the coding sequence ATGGCTATTATCTTTGTTACTGGTTTATCAGGAGTTGGGAAATCAAGTACATTAGAGAATTTAAAAAAACAGGGTTATAATGTAGTGGATACAGACTACGGCTATGTAAAAGAAATAACAAACAACGTTGGCCATAAAGAAAGGGTTTGGGATGAAGATAAAATTTCAAACCTAATAACTGAGTACAAGCAATCACATCTAGTTATCTCAGGTTGCTGTTCTAACCAAGGGAAGTTCTATAAAAAGTTTGAACATGTGGTACTATTGAAATCTGATTTTCCTGTTATGCTTGATAGGATAGATAAGAGAACATCACATAGTTATGGGAAGAACCCTCAAGAGAGAGCTGAGGTAATAGATAGTTATGAAAATGTACTACCTTTACTAGAAAAAAGATCGGATATAATAATTGATACTACCAACAATAGTGTTGAGGTAGTTTGCAAACTACTGAAAGGACTAATTTAA